DNA from Sulfurimonas xiamenensis:
TCATTTTGTGTTGCACACGGAAAAGCGGCATAACACTCAATATTCCAAACTGCATGCTCACCGTCAATATAATCGCAAACAGGGATATATTTAGCTTCTGGATGAGACTCTATATACTTTTCAAGCGAAGTTCTTTTTTCTAACTTTAACTCTTTTAAAAGCTCTAAATCAAGGCCTCGAGAATCATATATTGTTCCTTTTGAATCTGAACATGTAACCGGAATTGCCCCAATTTGTAAAAGTTTTTCTATTGCATGCAAAGCAACATTACCTGCTCCGCTTACTGCACATTTTTTACCGACTAAACTCTCTTTTTTTTCCATCTCAAGCATTGCTTGAGTAAAATATATAACTCCATATCCTGTTGCTTCCGGTCTCATATGTGAGCCTCCAAACATGTATGGCTTTCCTGTTAAAACACCGTCATAAGATGATGTGATTTTTTTATACTCTCCAAAAAGATACCCTATTTCTCGTGCTCCCACTCCGATATCTCCGGCAGGAACATCTATGCGGGGACCTATATACTTATGCAACTCAGTCATAAAAGCTGAACAAAATTTCATAATTTCAAAATCACTTTTTCCTTTAGGATCAAAATCACTTCCGCCTTTTCCTCCGCCTATAGGCAGACCTGTAAGTGAATTTTTAAAAATCTGCTCAAATCCTAAAAATTTTAAGATACCCTCATTAACACTTGGATGAAAGCGAAGTCCGCCCTTATATGGTCCAATAGCATTGTTAAACTGAACTCTATATCCAGTATTAACTTGAATCTTCCCACTGTCATCCAACCAAACTATCTTAAATTTTATAACTCTATCC
Protein-coding regions in this window:
- the gdhA gene encoding NADP-specific glutamate dehydrogenase; the protein is MDITRENIKKSLTGDSAQNNVFFQAVQEVLYSISPLLESDKRYDKYSILERLVVPDRVIKFKIVWLDDSGKIQVNTGYRVQFNNAIGPYKGGLRFHPSVNEGILKFLGFEQIFKNSLTGLPIGGGKGGSDFDPKGKSDFEIMKFCSAFMTELHKYIGPRIDVPAGDIGVGAREIGYLFGEYKKITSSYDGVLTGKPYMFGGSHMRPEATGYGVIYFTQAMLEMEKKESLVGKKCAVSGAGNVALHAIEKLLQIGAIPVTCSDSKGTIYDSRGLDLELLKELKLEKRTSLEKYIESHPEAKYIPVCDYIDGEHAVWNIECYAAFPCATQNELNEADAQNLISNGCVCISEGANMPCTPEAIDAFLNHNICFAPAKAANAGGVVVSEFEMSQNASMQRWSFEKIDYKLKDIMQQICKRVVLTAKDYGVEGNYVDGANIAGFKRVADAMIAEGI